From a single Nakaseomyces glabratus chromosome H, complete sequence genomic region:
- the FUR1 gene encoding uracil phosphoribosyltransferase (CAGL0H09064g~Putative uracil phosphoribosyltransferase): protein MSSEPFKNVYLLPQTNQLLGLYTIIRDKNTTRPDFIFYSDRIIRLLVEEGLNHLPVENKDVDTHTSEVFNGVGFMGKICGVSIVRAGESMEQGLRDCCRSVRIGKILIQRDEETALPKLFYEKLPEDIADRYVFLLDPMLATGGSAMMATDVLIKRGVKPERIYFLNLICSKDGIDRYHAQFPDVKIVTGAIDKGLNEQKYLVPGLGDFGDRYYCI from the coding sequence ATGTCTTCTGAACCATTTAAGAACGTTTACTTGCTACCTCAGACCAACCAATTGTTGGGTCTTTACACTATTATCAGAGACAAGAACACCACTAGACCTGACTTCATTTTCTACTCTGACAGAATCATCAGATTGTTGGTAGAGGAAGGTCTAAACCACTTGCCTGTTGAGAACAAGGACGTTGATACCCACACTAGTGAGGTCTTCAATGGTGTTGGCTTTATGGGTAAGATCTGTGGTGTTTCCATAGTCAGAGCTGGTGAATCCATGGAACAAGGTCTCAGAGACTGTTGCAGATCAGTTAGAATTGGTAAGATTCTAATTCAAAGAGACGAAGAAACCGCTCTTCCTAAATTATTCTACGAGAAGCTGCCAGAGGACATCGCTGACAGATACGTTTTCTTGCTAGACCCAATGTTAGCCACTGGTGGTAGTGCTATGATGGCTACCGATGTCCTTATCAAAAGAGGTGTCAAGCCAGAAAGAATATActtcttgaacttgatTTGCAGCAAGGATGGTATTGATAGATATCATGCTCAATTCCCAGATGTTAAGATTGTTACTGGTGCCATTGACAAGGGTTTGAATGAGCAGAAGTACTTGGTTCCAGGTCTAGGTGACTTCGGTGACAGATACTACTGTATCTAA
- a CDS encoding uncharacterized protein (CAGL0H09042g~Ortholog(s) have structural constituent of cytoskeleton activity and role in establishment of mitotic spindle orientation, mitotic spindle orientation checkpoint, nuclear migration), translating into MTDFSPDLLNQPVILDNGSSVIKAGFAGSQQPDVLEYAWIGNPLAERSMVTVSNKETYIGNSAYERRATLHLESPYSTNAIMSWDRLEDLWDYVLLNKLEIEQLQEHPVVLTNSMSTSKKEEEKMCEVLFEKFSIPAIYCSRDPIMSLYGLGRTTGCSVSCGHRGIGITTVIDGMIVGGSSQISNTGGSAVTNTMLDLLRHNHPKLENGQNGIELIRSIKERCCVLSKDFYNEIRAYELITSKTSNNKYRLPDGNIIEIGSERFEAPEIIFNPQAYGYSEIPLQKMIINSISRAGILPRSQLLESIVLSGGSSLIKGFGERLTKEIRKEIDGNQKIMLNAPHERRFLPWIGGSVLSGLSTMKLLWKSKSAYREDKHFDFNTLYNNRM; encoded by the coding sequence ATGACAGACTTCAGCCCAGATCTATTGAATCAGCCAGTTATACTTGACAATGGTTCTAGTGTTATCAAGGCTGGTTTTGCTGGCAGCCAACAGCCAGATGTTCTAGAATATGCATGGATTGGAAATCCACTTGCTGAGAGGTCAATGGTTACAGTAAGCAATAAAGAGACATATATTGGCAATTCAGCCTATGAAAGAAGAGCCACTCTTCATTTAGAATCACCATATTCAACCAATGCGATTATGTCGTGGGATCGACTGGAAGATTTATGGGACTATGTGTTACTCAATAAACTGGAGATTGAACAATTACAGGAACATCCAGTTGTTTTGACGAACTCTATGTCGACTAGcaagaaggaagaagagaagatgTGTGAGGTATTGTTCGAGAAGTTCTCGATACCAGCAATATACTGTTCTCGCGATCCGATAATGTCTTTATATGGGCTAGGTAGAACTACTGGATGCTCTGTTTCTTGTGGGCATCGAGGCATAGGTATCACAACAGTTATTGATGGTATGATAGTTGGTGGGAGCTCCCAAATATCCAATACAGGCGGATCGGCTGTCACAAACACCATGCTTGATCTACTCCGACATAACCATCCTAAGTTAGAGAACGGTCAGAATGGTATAGAATTAATTAGAAGtatcaaagaaagatgCTGCGTGTTATCCAAAGATTTCTATAATGAAATTAGAGCATATGAATTGATTACCAGTAAAacatcaaataataaatatcgACTACCAGACGGCAATATAATTGAGATTGGATCAGAAAGATTCGAAGCGCCAgaaataatatttaatCCACAAGCATACGGTTACTCAGAAATTCCTTTACAGAAAATGATTATTAATAGTATTAGTCGTGCTGGTATACTGCCACGTTCTCAACTTCTGGAGTCAATAGTACTTAGTGGTGGAAGCAGCTTAATAAAAGGTTTCGGAGAAAGACTTACAAAAGAAATCCGTAAAGAGATTGATGgcaatcaaaaaataatgttaAATGCACCTCATGAACGCAGATTTTTACCATGGATAGGCGGATCGGTTTTGAGTGGTCTTTCTACAATGAAACTCCTCTGGAAGTCTAAAAGCGCCTACCGTGAAGATAAGCACTTCGATTTCAATACACTTTATAACAACCGGATGTAG
- a CDS encoding uncharacterized protein (CAGL0H09086g~Protein of unknown function), which yields MARKDSGKYAGKSLIDRIGKVNGAGVNRKRAIPGPTPTGPKKAGSAGFTVVNGKLVKADDIGVLLRAAGNSPRDVVKGKREVKKSIRSAKANSVKVPTKPKQSTSKAQKKMKSKPNVITPTNIPTFPVGTGNTLVISTNTDASDKSLVLYNLTLGVNQRNLQKILENLANVSIKRVKVRDLPSGSATAHVWLKKATIEELERVRKLFHGALVDGRTIQVMISSETSNNLTY from the coding sequence ATGGCGAGGAAAGATAGTGGCAAGTATGCTGGCAAGAGTCTTATTGACAGGATTGGCAAGGTGAATGGCGCTGGTGTTAACCGTAAGCGTGCCATTCCTGGTCCCACGCCTACTGGCCCCAAGAAGGCCGGCAGTGCTGGTTTCACCGTAGTCAATGGTAAATTAGTGAAGGCTGACGATATTGGCGTGCTATTGAGGGCCGCTGGCAACTCTCCCAGAGACGTTGTCAAGGGTAAGCGTGAAGTGAAGAAGAGTATCCGGTCTGCGAAGGCTAATAGCGTGAAAGTTCCAACCAAGCCAAAGCAATCAACTAGCAAGGcgcaaaagaaaatgaagagcAAGCCAAATGTAATTACACCAACTAATATACCTACTTTCCCAGTTGGTACTGGCAACACTTTAGTCATCTCCACGAACACTGATGCGTCTGACAAGTCATTAGTGTTGTACAACTTGACCCTGGGTGTAAATCAGAGGAACTTACAAAAGATATTGGAAAACCTGGCGAACGTTTCCATCAAGCGCGTGAAGGTGCGTGATTTGCCCTCAGGCTCGGCGACTGCTCATGTCTGGCTGAAGAAAGCCACCATCGAGGAACTGGAACGTGTACGAAAACTATTCCATGGTGCTTTGGTCGATGGCAGGACCATCCAGGTGATGATCAGTTCAGAAACAAGTAACAACTTGACTTACTAA